The genomic window AGTCCGAGCTGCTGAGTGCCTTCGTCGCGCTCGCCAACGATCCGGACAGCGAGTTCGATTGGTTCGATGCGGCCGTTCTTTCATACCAGATGGGTCAGCAGCTCTCGAGAGAGCTCGATTCGGTCGCCCAGTTGGAGTAGGGCCAAAGCGATGTGGAACACACCAGTGGCGAGCGGAAATTCGCCCCAAACGAGCCTCGCCGAAAGTGATGGACGTATGAGTGAGCAAGCCAGCCTGGTTCAGCAGTTCATCAATTACCTGCGGGCCGAACGGCACTTCTCGCCGCACACCGCGAAGTGCTATGCCGCCGACCTGCAACAGTTCTGCGGCTACCTCTGCACGCTGGAACGCTACGGGCCCCCGCCCGGCGACAGCGGCAACGGGCACACCGCCACCGCCGCCGACATGGCCAAGCTCGCCCCGCCGCCGGGCGTGGCCGGCGAGGAGCTGAACCGGCGCCTGCTGCTCGTCGAGACCGACGACGTGCGGGCCCTGATGTCGCAACTGCGCGACCACAACTACTGCAAGAGCACTGTGGCCCGCAAGCTCGCGACGCTCCGGAGCTTCTACAAGTTCCTGGTCCGCCGCAGCTACCTGAGCAACAACCCGGTGGCGCCGATTCGGACACCCAAGCAGGACAAGCGCCTGCCGAAGTGCCTGGAGGTGGACCAGATCGAGAAGCTGCTGGCGAATCCGGACACGACCACGTTGCTCGGTGCCCGCGACCGCGCGATGCTGGAAACCCTGTACTCGACCGGCATGCGCGTCAGCGAGCTGATCGCCCTCGACATCGCCGACGTCGACCTGACCAGCAACGTCGTCCGCGTCGCCGGCAAGGGCAAGAAGCGCCGGGTCATCCCGCTCGGCCCCGGGGCCGTGCAGACGATCCTGCATTTCCTGGACCTGCGTCGCAACGATCCGCGCAGCGCGAGCTTCGACAGCGAAGCCCTGTTCATCAACAAGCATGGCCAGCGGCTGAGCACCCGCAGCGTGCGCCGCAAGCTCGACAAGTACCTGCTCGACGCCGGCCTGGACCTGTCGGTCAGCCCGCACACGCTCCGGCACAGCTTCGCGACGCACATGTTGCGGCGCGGGGCGGACCTGCGGAGCGTCCAGGAGATGCTCGGCCACCAGAGCCTGAGCACCACCCAGATCTACACGCACCTGAGCGGCGAGACCGTCAAGGAGAACTACGACAAGTCGCACCCGCGGGCCTAGCCCCGGGTCGACCCGGCCCACGCTCGCAGTCACTCCCGCCCGCGTCCCCGGACGCGGGCGTTTTTCTTGCCACCCACCCGCGACCGGCCCGAAAACGGCGTCGCGGGCGCCGCCGCCCCGCCCCGGCGCCTTGTACGGCCGGCCGCAATCCGTATGATGTAAGGTTCTGCGGACTTTAGAGATCTGACACTGGGTACGTCGAAGCTTACTCCGGGACAACCGCCATGAAGTTGAGCAAGTTCCTTCGCGCCAACAGCCGCACCCTGCTGATGGTGTTCATGTCGCTGCTGCTGATCGCCTTCCTGATCCCCGACACGATCCAGAGTCTCAGCGGGCGCGGCCGCTGGATGAGCCGCACCTTCGGCGAGGCCTATGGCCGGAAAATCACCGACCAGGAGACGTTGACGGCCATCAATGACATGCGGCTGCTCGCAACCGCGGGCCTGAACGTGGCCCTACCCGAGAACGCGGCGCTGGAATACCACCTCCTGCTGCAGGAAGCCGAGCGGGCGGGCGTGCGCGTCGGTCAGGATGAAGTCAAATCGAGACTCGGCAGCAGCGGGCAGATCACCGACGAACACCTGCGCCGAATCCAGCGCGACACGCGCCGCAGCTTCAAAGACATTTACGGCACGATGGGGCGCTATTTCGCCACCCAGCGGCTGCTGGGGCTCCAGGCCAGCGCGGTCGTCGACACCCTCCCGCGGCAGGAGGCGAGCTATCGCGACCAGCACCAGGAGGCCGTCGCCCAGATCTCCGTGATCGAGGACAAGGCCTTCGTGCGGCTCGTCCCGGAGCCGACGGACGCCGAACTCCAGGCGTTCTTCGAAGAGTGCAAGAACCGCAATCCGGCGCACACCGAGCAGAAGCTCGAGTACGGCTACCTGTTGCCCGATCGCGTCCGGGTCGAGTACCTCACCGTCGATCCGCAACAGATTCGCAGCGCGGTGACGGTCCAGGCCCTGCAGGTGAAGCGCTACTTCGAGGAAAACGCGTCGCGCTACATGAAGCCGGACCCGACTGCCTCGCAACCCGTCGGCGGCCGCGTGCCGCAGATACCGATGACGTTTGAAGAGGCGCGGGACCGCGTCCGGGAGGACTGCCGAACCGCCCGGGCCATCGAGGCCGCGCAGAGCCTGGTCAACGACATGTACGCTGACGCCCACCTCCCGTGGAGCACCGCCCAGCGCGGGCCGGACGGCTTCCTCACCGCCCCCGCGGCGCCAACTTCGTTCGAGGATCTCAAGACGAAGTTCTCGGGTACCTATGAAGTGCAGCACGGCGTGACCGAGCTGATGAGTGCCGAGCGGTTGCAGGGCGTGCCCGGCCTGGGCTCCGCCAGCCTGACCGTCGGCCGCCAGGTTTCCTTGCGCGTCCCAGAACTCGCGCTCCGCGTGAAAGGCCTCCTGACCGCGGACCCCAACGACAATCTGCCGGTCCTGAACCTGATGGAGCCGGCTCCGGTCGTCACCCGACCGAACCCGGCGAACCCGCGCGGCGGGCCCTACCAGGCGTATCTGTTCCGCGTCACCGAGATCGCCCCGAGCGCCCCGCCCGCGGCACTGGACGAGATTCGCGAAGACCTGGTCCGTGATTGGAAGCTCATGAAGGCACACGAGCTGGCCAAACAACACGCCGAAACGCTGGCCGCCCGCGCCCGCGAAATCGGGCTCGCCGCGGCCGTCGAGCAGGCCACCGAGCTGCGCGACCTGCTGGCCGCGTCGGACCAGGCGGCGTCGCAGCCGGCGACGCCGGCGGCGCTGCCCACGCAGTACGCGGAGAGCCTGGTGCCGGTCACGCCCGAACGGCTGACGCGCAGCGCCCGACTGATCCGTCCACGCATCGGAACCGTGCAGGACCTGCCCAAGGAGCTCTTCAAGCTCGCGGAAG from Phycisphaerae bacterium includes these protein-coding regions:
- the xerC gene encoding tyrosine recombinase XerC produces the protein MSEQASLVQQFINYLRAERHFSPHTAKCYAADLQQFCGYLCTLERYGPPPGDSGNGHTATAADMAKLAPPPGVAGEELNRRLLLVETDDVRALMSQLRDHNYCKSTVARKLATLRSFYKFLVRRSYLSNNPVAPIRTPKQDKRLPKCLEVDQIEKLLANPDTTTLLGARDRAMLETLYSTGMRVSELIALDIADVDLTSNVVRVAGKGKKRRVIPLGPGAVQTILHFLDLRRNDPRSASFDSEALFINKHGQRLSTRSVRRKLDKYLLDAGLDLSVSPHTLRHSFATHMLRRGADLRSVQEMLGHQSLSTTQIYTHLSGETVKENYDKSHPRA